The Niastella koreensis GR20-10 genome includes a window with the following:
- a CDS encoding SusC/RagA family TonB-linked outer membrane protein, with protein sequence MIQVFGMRWLLIHARLFIVQLKITSMQNYKRLLLLICLTAPVWVFAQINVSGTVVDSKNNPIQFASVKIKNSNAGTSTDASGKFSLTIPGKGGVLDVTFVGYKATSANVSAPTTDLVITMQEDVGHLEEVVVTGLASSTKRANVAHAVGVVSAKQLVGTTPQATVDAALYGKFPGATISSNSGAPGGGISIKLRGITSLVGNSQPLFIVDGVYYDNSSINSGQNFISKAANQGSTNFQENPSNRIADLDPEDIERIEILKGASTAAIYGARASTGVVIVTTKKGKSGKPRIELGQSIGWQMQLRKLGMRTWDTAKVRATYGASGLTLYNANGGKTYNYEDELYGVHGFMNNTRVAVSGGSDKTSYYAGMTYQDNQGIVKHTGYRKTSFRVNLDQAVTKFLDLSVNANYVESNADRGYFNNDNTGTSMGVAYVSTPSWVSLYPDANGNYPNNPLGPSNWMQTRDLSKHNETVNRMLLGGRATWKVIKNNMHDLKIIALGGIDYYTLNTKEIFPQVLQFEKNGNGTNGALLYGTTVTRNDNYSALAVYELNPNNGMIFTTQAGVNAINNNLNTIVNTATQLIGTQTNIDQAGAIQVEENRIISKDRGFFAQEEVNYKDMVIGTVGIRGDKSSRNGNADKLYYYPKFSLAFNATSLLDVKALSLLKVRGAYGEAGNFAPFGAIYSPLVPINFNGTTGSIVDVTRGDANLKPEKQKELELGLDAGVLNNRISVEFTWYKKDVEDLILKVQVPTSTGFSTGWQNVAAIQNHGVEIGLNAVPVLTKDLRWNAQLNWWKNTAKVTRLDVPAFNVGAFGASLGTYRIEKGKSPTQIVGIGDANDKVDPLTNLATFGNAEPDFNLSFNNNVTWKNFELNVLMHWKQHGDNINLSSLLSDFGGTSADYDKKSLDPKGILVNGDYRIASFGHTARPFVEDASYFRVREIGLSYTFPKELFKDIARVKIGFSGRNLINVFKYNSYDPEVSNFGIDAISSNVEVTPFPSSKSFHFNVSVTF encoded by the coding sequence ATGATCCAGGTATTTGGTATGCGATGGCTGCTGATCCATGCCCGCTTATTTATTGTTCAACTCAAAATTACCAGCATGCAAAACTACAAACGATTGCTTCTTTTAATCTGTTTAACTGCTCCGGTATGGGTTTTTGCACAGATCAATGTGTCGGGAACAGTGGTCGACAGCAAAAACAACCCCATACAGTTCGCTTCTGTAAAGATCAAGAACTCCAATGCTGGCACGTCTACCGACGCCAGTGGTAAGTTCAGTTTAACCATACCCGGCAAAGGCGGGGTACTGGACGTTACCTTCGTAGGCTACAAAGCCACTTCTGCAAATGTATCGGCGCCAACAACTGATTTGGTTATCACCATGCAGGAAGACGTAGGTCACCTGGAAGAAGTGGTAGTGACCGGTTTGGCCTCTTCTACCAAACGCGCCAACGTGGCCCACGCTGTAGGAGTGGTTTCGGCCAAACAACTGGTGGGCACCACGCCCCAGGCTACGGTTGACGCCGCCCTCTATGGCAAATTCCCCGGCGCCACCATTTCCTCGAACTCAGGCGCACCCGGCGGCGGCATCTCCATAAAACTGCGGGGCATCACCTCGCTGGTGGGTAATTCCCAACCCCTGTTTATTGTTGATGGTGTTTATTACGATAACTCCTCCATCAATAGCGGACAAAATTTTATTTCAAAGGCCGCCAACCAGGGTAGTACCAATTTCCAGGAGAACCCCAGTAACCGAATTGCCGACCTTGACCCGGAAGATATAGAACGGATTGAGATCCTGAAAGGCGCCTCTACCGCCGCCATTTATGGGGCCAGGGCATCAACCGGCGTGGTGATCGTTACCACGAAAAAGGGGAAATCGGGAAAACCCAGGATCGAGTTAGGTCAGTCTATTGGCTGGCAAATGCAGTTGAGAAAACTGGGCATGCGAACCTGGGATACGGCTAAAGTACGGGCAACCTATGGCGCCAGTGGGTTGACTTTATACAACGCCAATGGCGGCAAGACCTATAATTATGAAGATGAGTTATATGGTGTTCATGGCTTCATGAACAATACCCGCGTTGCGGTAAGTGGCGGAAGTGATAAAACGTCTTATTATGCCGGCATGACCTACCAGGATAACCAGGGCATTGTAAAACATACCGGGTACAGGAAAACATCCTTCCGCGTGAACCTCGATCAGGCCGTCACCAAATTCCTTGACCTTTCGGTAAACGCCAACTATGTTGAATCGAATGCTGACCGCGGTTACTTTAATAACGACAATACCGGTACTTCGATGGGCGTTGCCTATGTATCAACTCCTTCCTGGGTGAGTTTATATCCCGATGCCAATGGCAACTATCCCAACAATCCCCTGGGGCCCAGTAACTGGATGCAAACGCGCGACTTGTCAAAACATAACGAAACCGTGAACCGGATGTTGCTGGGGGGCAGGGCTACCTGGAAAGTGATCAAAAACAACATGCACGACCTTAAAATAATCGCATTGGGCGGTATTGACTATTACACGCTGAATACAAAAGAGATCTTTCCCCAGGTATTGCAGTTTGAAAAAAACGGGAATGGTACCAATGGGGCTTTATTATATGGAACAACCGTCACCCGTAATGATAATTATTCTGCCCTGGCAGTGTATGAATTAAATCCGAATAACGGCATGATCTTTACCACCCAGGCCGGGGTGAATGCCATCAATAACAACCTGAATACGATCGTGAATACGGCCACGCAATTGATAGGCACCCAAACCAACATTGACCAGGCCGGCGCTATCCAGGTAGAAGAAAACCGGATCATCTCAAAAGACCGGGGCTTTTTTGCGCAGGAAGAAGTGAATTATAAAGACATGGTGATTGGGACTGTTGGGATAAGAGGCGATAAATCGAGCCGGAATGGCAATGCCGATAAATTATATTACTATCCTAAATTTTCGCTGGCATTCAATGCAACGTCGCTGTTGGATGTGAAAGCATTAAGCCTGTTGAAAGTGCGAGGGGCTTATGGCGAAGCAGGCAATTTTGCTCCTTTTGGCGCTATTTATTCACCATTGGTGCCAATCAATTTCAATGGCACTACCGGTTCTATTGTGGATGTTACCCGGGGCGACGCCAACCTGAAACCGGAAAAACAAAAAGAACTGGAACTGGGTTTGGACGCCGGTGTTTTAAACAACCGTATAAGCGTGGAATTTACCTGGTATAAAAAAGATGTGGAAGACCTGATCCTGAAAGTACAGGTGCCTACGTCAACAGGTTTTTCAACCGGCTGGCAGAATGTGGCGGCTATTCAAAATCATGGAGTGGAAATTGGTTTAAACGCAGTACCGGTGCTCACGAAAGATTTGCGCTGGAATGCGCAGTTGAACTGGTGGAAGAACACCGCCAAAGTTACCAGGCTGGATGTACCAGCCTTTAACGTAGGTGCATTCGGCGCTTCCCTGGGCACCTATCGCATCGAGAAAGGCAAAAGCCCTACCCAGATCGTAGGCATTGGCGACGCAAACGACAAAGTGGATCCCCTCACTAACCTGGCAACATTTGGCAATGCAGAACCAGACTTCAACCTGTCGTTCAACAACAATGTTACCTGGAAAAATTTTGAATTGAATGTGCTGATGCACTGGAAACAACACGGCGACAATATTAACCTCAGTTCTTTATTAAGTGATTTTGGAGGCACATCGGCCGACTACGATAAAAAGTCGCTCGATCCCAAAGGTATATTAGTTAATGGCGACTACCGCATAGCTTCTTTTGGCCACACCGCCCGCCCGTTTGTGGAAGATGCTTCTTACTTCAGGGTTCGGGAAATTGGCCTGAGCTATACATTCCCTAAAGAATTGTTTAAGGATATAGCCCGGGTAAAAATTGGTTTTTCAGGAAGGAATCTGATCAACGTATTCAAGTATAACAGTTATGATCCTGAAGTATCCAATTTTGGTATCGATGCTATTTCCAGCAATGTGGAAGTAACACCCTTCCCCTCATCGAAGAGTTTCCATTTTAATGTATCAGTTACTTTTTAA
- a CDS encoding RagB/SusD family nutrient uptake outer membrane protein — MKYQHKFNRFIACTGLFVIVMGWWGCKVDTILDPNNPSIGGVTQNAQLGELQNLVVGAEAGMRIYLGTYLDDVSMIGREYYRFAASDPRVTGDILGKGSATLDNNTFYTTNPFAGRYRVVKNMNVLIQALQNTKADITADQRRAGIAYAKTVQAHELLMALNLEYQNGIRVDVSDPDHLGPFLSYDESLNAIQNLLNDANTDLQGNTATLPFTTTLYNNKASEFSKFNRALAARVAAYRKDWTTAATALSQSFLSLTGSLTDGSYYLFSTGGGDLLNPVFFPQNTPAAEVRVTQPNWVSEATPGDARLSKAPKRTSTATQDGLNSDYDFFVYTTNVAPIPIIRNEELVLLYAEVKIQQNQFPDALIALNRIRTAASLPAYTGPVTQPALITEMLNQRRYSLFGEGHRWIDMRRYNLLNTLPIDRPGDDVWPQFPRPATEVQQ, encoded by the coding sequence ATGAAATATCAACATAAATTTAACCGGTTTATTGCATGCACGGGTTTGTTTGTAATAGTGATGGGCTGGTGGGGCTGTAAAGTAGACACCATCCTTGACCCCAATAACCCCAGTATAGGTGGTGTTACTCAAAATGCGCAATTAGGAGAATTGCAAAACCTGGTGGTAGGGGCCGAAGCAGGGATGAGAATTTATTTAGGCACCTACCTCGATGATGTGAGTATGATAGGCCGGGAATATTATCGCTTTGCTGCTTCAGATCCCCGGGTAACCGGTGACATCCTGGGCAAAGGCAGCGCCACTCTTGATAACAATACTTTTTACACCACTAACCCGTTTGCAGGCCGGTACCGGGTAGTGAAGAATATGAATGTTCTTATTCAGGCACTACAAAATACAAAGGCAGATATTACCGCCGATCAGCGCCGGGCCGGGATCGCTTATGCCAAAACGGTACAGGCGCATGAACTGCTGATGGCTTTAAACCTGGAGTATCAAAACGGCATCAGGGTAGATGTAAGCGATCCCGACCACCTGGGCCCCTTTTTATCATACGATGAATCATTGAACGCCATTCAGAATTTATTGAATGATGCCAACACCGACCTGCAAGGCAATACAGCCACGCTGCCCTTTACCACCACGCTGTACAACAACAAGGCCAGTGAATTCTCCAAATTCAACCGGGCGCTGGCAGCCAGGGTAGCTGCTTACCGTAAAGACTGGACAACGGCAGCAACCGCGCTTTCCCAGTCGTTCCTGAGCCTCACCGGCAGTTTAACAGATGGTTCGTATTATCTTTTTTCAACCGGTGGTGGCGACCTGTTAAATCCTGTGTTCTTTCCCCAAAACACGCCGGCTGCCGAAGTACGGGTAACCCAACCCAACTGGGTATCCGAAGCCACACCTGGTGACGCCCGGTTAAGCAAAGCGCCCAAACGTACTTCTACCGCTACCCAGGATGGCTTGAACAGCGACTATGATTTTTTTGTGTACACCACCAATGTAGCGCCCATCCCTATCATCCGTAATGAAGAACTGGTGCTGTTGTATGCCGAAGTGAAAATTCAGCAAAACCAGTTTCCGGATGCATTGATAGCGCTGAACAGAATTCGTACAGCGGCCAGCCTGCCTGCTTATACCGGGCCGGTTACGCAGCCTGCGCTGATCACGGAAATGTTGAACCAGCGTCGTTATTCGCTGTTTGGTGAAGGCCATCGCTGGATAGATATGCGTCGTTATAACCTGTTAAATACCTTACCTATTGATCGCCCGGGCGATGATGTATGGCCGCAGTTTCCTAGACCGGCAACAGAAGTGCAGCAATAA
- a CDS encoding redoxin domain-containing protein, whose translation MKLVTMICCLLTMQAIAQTNGHVFNVLPALPSPGSTITVTYKNKGTVLEGSKHINGVLYSFSKFKWHADDLTLSWKDTAWTGTFKLPEGCAFITCVFQSDSLIDKGGKWPYSWLLSDAARRQLPGAYYAWGTLRSRSFRNNQPFQVDTAAYIEDEVTRMWLRYENRDHPESKPFIFKKALTLYKKTSTDSAVDNNIRKEVQAILGMPNTTEQTWIDAADVYATVLNDKAAADSIQQLILQKYPKGISARDKAILLLTREPDQLKKTKDFDQFIIDFPPAAFAEVETNISNLWYNKLFRTAVYTPIIKDSNYSNLFKYLPVVPTSELATFYHHMVEIPHDQKKMQLSTLLMLSDTLVKQIMGRPADGVYSPLQWKEVLIKQQTLTLFTHAQLLYESKQPQKAFAFASMINPANIYSYKKADFADLYVRLLIANGKKKEVIPYLLKAAHENALTTYALELLKKDYTAKNKTSDGFEAWVESLKSKDTVNASKEDLKKNLVNLPMANFELESAKGGLVNLNKLRGKIVIIDFWATWCGPCKAAMPGMQLAVNKYKADTNVVFYFIATQEFNPEYKSMINKFLAEKKYNFTVLYDGYNADSKHLDIAYARCAKDYHSSGIPMKLIIDQQGRLRWVNNGYKGSPSALADEISYIIETLQKEEKSVSKSHLPPPPAGGEVGGGPYFSTPVFFYNADSSIRFAGTLSQPLQQKATKAVVLVSGTGKQDRDGTMAGHKFFAVIADSLSRQDVAVLRIDDRGTGETTGKYEDATTEDFANDALLAVSYLKNRPDTKNLPVGLLGHSEGGAAIVIAAARSKDVQFIISLSGLATQGLDALLEQNRQLVAMANIPQYDKNRYNNINDRMFHLAYQYANDTSLETKLRGCYASWKEKDNKLVDSLQIKFDHFRFPIESYVRQATGKWYRYHIRFDPAGYISRLHIPILTIYGEKDVLLNAQKNAQNWQNSTTTAHNSHITIKIIPNLNHLLQHCTTCSTTEYAQIPETIAPIVLQEITSWLKNAER comes from the coding sequence ATGAAACTTGTGACAATGATCTGTTGCCTGCTCACTATGCAGGCCATCGCTCAAACCAACGGGCATGTTTTTAACGTACTCCCTGCTTTACCATCGCCGGGCAGCACCATTACAGTTACTTACAAGAACAAAGGCACCGTACTCGAAGGCAGTAAACACATCAACGGCGTGCTGTATAGTTTTTCCAAATTTAAATGGCACGCCGATGACCTGACACTTAGCTGGAAAGACACGGCCTGGACGGGCACCTTCAAACTGCCCGAAGGTTGCGCCTTTATTACCTGTGTGTTTCAAAGCGATTCGCTGATCGACAAAGGCGGCAAATGGCCATACAGCTGGTTGTTGTCCGATGCAGCCAGGCGGCAACTACCCGGCGCCTATTATGCCTGGGGCACTTTACGCAGCCGCTCGTTCCGGAACAACCAACCGTTCCAGGTAGACACAGCTGCTTACATCGAAGATGAAGTTACCCGTATGTGGCTCCGCTATGAAAACCGCGACCATCCGGAAAGCAAACCATTCATCTTCAAAAAAGCGTTGACCCTGTACAAAAAGACCAGTACAGATAGTGCCGTTGATAATAATATCAGAAAGGAAGTACAGGCTATTCTCGGCATGCCCAACACTACCGAGCAAACCTGGATAGATGCCGCAGACGTATATGCCACCGTATTAAACGACAAAGCCGCTGCAGACTCCATTCAGCAGCTTATTTTGCAAAAGTACCCCAAAGGCATTTCAGCAAGGGATAAAGCGATCCTTCTGCTGACCCGCGAACCCGACCAGTTGAAAAAGACAAAAGACTTCGATCAGTTCATCATCGATTTTCCACCGGCTGCATTTGCAGAGGTAGAAACCAATATCAGCAACCTGTGGTACAACAAACTCTTCAGAACAGCGGTATACACGCCCATCATTAAAGACAGCAATTACAGCAACCTGTTCAAATACCTGCCTGTAGTGCCCACCAGCGAGCTGGCCACGTTTTATCACCACATGGTTGAAATACCGCACGATCAGAAAAAGATGCAGTTATCAACCCTGTTAATGCTCTCCGATACCCTGGTAAAACAGATCATGGGCCGGCCGGCAGATGGCGTATACAGCCCGTTGCAATGGAAGGAAGTGCTGATAAAACAACAAACGCTCACGCTGTTTACCCATGCACAGCTCCTGTATGAAAGCAAACAGCCGCAAAAAGCATTTGCGTTTGCCAGCATGATCAACCCGGCTAATATCTATAGTTATAAAAAGGCCGACTTTGCCGATCTGTATGTTCGTTTGCTGATCGCCAATGGTAAAAAGAAAGAAGTTATTCCTTATTTATTGAAAGCCGCCCATGAAAATGCGCTTACCACCTATGCGCTGGAACTGCTGAAAAAAGATTACACCGCTAAAAACAAAACCAGCGATGGCTTTGAAGCCTGGGTGGAATCACTGAAATCGAAAGACACGGTAAACGCCAGCAAAGAAGACCTGAAGAAAAACCTGGTGAACCTGCCCATGGCGAATTTTGAATTGGAAAGTGCCAAAGGCGGCCTGGTAAACCTGAACAAATTGCGCGGTAAAATAGTGATCATCGATTTCTGGGCCACCTGGTGCGGCCCCTGCAAGGCAGCCATGCCGGGGATGCAACTGGCAGTTAACAAATACAAGGCCGATACGAATGTGGTTTTCTATTTTATCGCCACCCAGGAATTCAACCCCGAATACAAATCGATGATCAATAAATTCCTGGCCGAAAAGAAATACAACTTCACCGTTTTGTACGATGGATATAATGCAGACTCAAAACACCTCGATATAGCTTATGCCCGCTGTGCCAAAGACTATCACAGCTCAGGCATTCCTATGAAATTGATCATAGATCAACAGGGACGACTTCGCTGGGTGAACAATGGCTACAAAGGCAGCCCAAGCGCCCTGGCCGATGAAATTTCCTACATAATTGAAACCCTGCAGAAAGAAGAAAAGTCCGTATCTAAATCCCATCTGCCTCCTCCGCCAGCTGGCGGAGAGGTTGGAGGGGGACCTTATTTCAGCACACCAGTTTTCTTTTATAATGCCGACAGCAGCATTCGCTTTGCCGGCACCTTATCCCAGCCGCTGCAGCAAAAAGCCACCAAAGCGGTGGTGTTGGTATCAGGTACCGGAAAACAGGACCGCGATGGCACCATGGCCGGTCATAAGTTTTTCGCTGTCATTGCAGATAGTTTGTCGCGCCAGGATGTGGCCGTATTACGGATCGATGACCGCGGTACCGGTGAAACAACCGGTAAGTATGAAGACGCAACTACCGAAGATTTTGCCAACGATGCCTTGCTGGCTGTTTCGTATTTGAAAAACAGGCCCGACACTAAAAATTTACCGGTAGGCTTACTGGGACATAGCGAAGGCGGTGCGGCCATAGTGATAGCCGCCGCCCGCTCAAAAGATGTACAGTTTATTATCAGCTTGTCGGGACTGGCCACCCAGGGACTGGATGCGCTGCTGGAACAAAACCGGCAGCTGGTAGCCATGGCCAACATTCCTCAATATGATAAAAACCGGTATAATAACATCAATGACCGGATGTTTCACCTGGCTTACCAATATGCTAATGACACCAGCCTGGAAACAAAGCTCCGCGGCTGTTATGCATCATGGAAAGAAAAAGACAACAAGCTGGTTGATAGTCTGCAAATTAAATTCGATCACTTCCGTTTTCCCATTGAATCTTATGTACGACAGGCCACCGGTAAATGGTACCGGTATCACATCCGCTTCGACCCGGCCGGTTACATTAGCCGGCTTCATATTCCCATATTAACTATATATGGCGAAAAAGATGTGCTGTTGAACGCGCAAAAAAACGCACAAAACTGGCAAAATAGTACTACCACTGCCCATAACAGTCATATCACGATAAAGATTATCCCAAACCTCAATCACCTGCTGCAACATTGCACCACCTGCTCCACTACCGAATACGCGCAAATTCCCGAAACCATTGCTCCCATTGTATTACAGGAAATCACCAGCTGGCTGAAAAACGCGGAACGCTGA
- a CDS encoding DUF4870 domain-containing protein yields MTSSNPSNSFLGTDQAPAYTPTSDERTLAILSHVLTIFFWIFPPLIIYLIKKDESKFVAEHAKESLNFQITAAIVFIILFITIIGIFLLWIVGILVLVLVIVATVKASESKLYRYPFTLRLIK; encoded by the coding sequence ATGACAAGCAGCAACCCATCCAATTCTTTTTTGGGCACCGACCAGGCGCCTGCTTACACACCCACCAGTGATGAAAGAACCCTGGCGATCCTGAGCCATGTGCTGACCATCTTCTTCTGGATCTTTCCACCATTGATCATCTATCTTATAAAAAAAGATGAATCGAAGTTTGTGGCAGAACACGCGAAAGAATCCTTGAACTTCCAGATCACGGCCGCCATTGTTTTCATCATTCTTTTCATTACCATTATCGGCATCTTTTTATTGTGGATAGTGGGCATATTGGTACTGGTGCTGGTAATTGTAGCCACTGTAAAAGCTAGCGAAAGCAAATTATACCGCTATCCGTTTACGCTTAGACTGATTAAATAA
- a CDS encoding RagB/SusD family nutrient uptake outer membrane protein, with protein MKAFNITISIISILLVFTGCRKYVDIKTQGSLIPQETINYRYLLNNPSTFEGTARMMDLAADDINIVDSAQMAALSASNSYLYFVNTYTWQPGIYTISGETDVEWDRLYSVVYNSNVIIAETPASTGGTDSMKNEIIAEAKVYRADAYLTLVNLYAKPYNATSAASDEGVPLIKAPTVDAKLTRAPVADVYKLIIDDLTAVYPMLPKVNAFNTLPSRAAAFAILARANLYMGNYEQAGVWADSALAIQNTLNNLSTLTTFSFPGRLKNPEIILSKQPYASLSYMPVALRLSDSLLNLLGTTDLRYSFFTAPASNFSSTLYTGRFSNRESIGTYETRNVGPTVPEMMLIKAEALARKGDVNGALTRINTLRQNRFTPATYTPVTAATASEALVQVINERQREFFCKGLRWFDMRRLKSDPLFSYTVTRKFRGATYTLEPTSNRYVFPISNYYRQFNPGITANP; from the coding sequence ATGAAAGCATTCAATATAACAATAAGCATCATTTCAATCTTATTGGTTTTTACGGGTTGTAGGAAGTATGTCGACATAAAAACGCAGGGCAGCCTGATACCGCAGGAAACCATCAATTACCGGTACCTGCTGAATAACCCATCTACTTTTGAAGGGACTGCCCGCATGATGGACCTGGCGGCAGATGATATAAACATTGTTGACAGTGCGCAAATGGCGGCACTGTCCGCTTCAAACAGCTACCTGTATTTTGTAAACACCTATACCTGGCAGCCCGGTATTTATACCATCAGTGGAGAAACTGATGTGGAATGGGACAGGTTGTACAGCGTGGTTTACAACAGCAACGTGATCATTGCAGAAACACCAGCCAGCACCGGCGGCACCGATAGTATGAAGAATGAGATCATTGCAGAAGCTAAAGTATACCGGGCCGATGCTTACCTGACACTGGTAAACCTGTATGCAAAACCCTATAACGCCACTTCGGCGGCCAGTGATGAAGGGGTACCATTGATAAAGGCGCCAACCGTCGATGCCAAACTCACCCGCGCCCCGGTAGCAGACGTATACAAGCTCATCATCGACGATCTTACAGCGGTGTATCCTATGTTGCCTAAGGTGAATGCCTTTAATACCCTTCCTTCACGTGCGGCTGCCTTCGCCATCCTGGCCAGGGCCAATTTGTACATGGGCAATTATGAGCAGGCTGGTGTATGGGCCGATAGTGCACTGGCTATTCAAAACACCCTGAATAACCTGAGTACTTTAACCACATTCTCTTTCCCCGGCAGGCTCAAAAACCCCGAGATCATTTTATCAAAACAACCTTATGCCAGCTTAAGTTATATGCCGGTTGCATTACGGTTGAGCGATTCCTTATTGAACTTGTTGGGCACTACAGATCTGCGTTACAGCTTTTTCACCGCTCCGGCCAGCAATTTCTCATCAACGTTATATACCGGCCGGTTCTCGAACCGGGAAAGTATTGGCACGTACGAAACCCGCAACGTGGGCCCTACCGTGCCTGAAATGATGTTGATAAAAGCCGAGGCCCTGGCCAGAAAAGGCGATGTAAACGGTGCATTGACCCGCATAAACACCTTACGCCAGAACCGTTTTACACCAGCTACCTATACACCGGTTACCGCTGCCACTGCCAGTGAAGCATTGGTTCAGGTAATTAATGAAAGACAACGCGAGTTTTTCTGCAAAGGCCTGCGCTGGTTCGATATGCGCCGCCTGAAAAGCGATCCGCTTTTCTCGTATACGGTTACCCGCAAATTCCGGGGCGCCACCTATACGTTGGAACCAACCAGCAACCGGTATGTTTTCCCGATCTCCAACTATTACAGACAATTTAATCCGGGCATAACCGCCAATCCTTAG